One Microcebus murinus isolate Inina chromosome 7, M.murinus_Inina_mat1.0, whole genome shotgun sequence genomic region harbors:
- the LOC105870640 gene encoding uncharacterized protein LOC105870640 gives MRITHRRAGWARSGVSALRPALRALSLPRTLERELAFPSGGPRRRGRREKSRCARCLQPAAQRAPPVEVNSPHPFLSLLALPQPGQAPPASRLLPQSEECASAALP, from the coding sequence GGGCGCGTTCTGGGGTCTCTGCATTAAGACCGGCTCTCCGCGCTCTCTCCCTTCCTCGGACGCTGGAGCGGGAGCTGGCCTTTCCCTCGGGCGGACCGCGCCGTAGGGGACGCCGTGAAAAGAGCCGCTGCGCCCGCTGCCTCCAGCCCGCTGCGCAGAGGGCTCCGCCCGTAGAGGTCAACTCCCCtcatcccttcctctctcttctcgcCCTCCCTCAGCCCGGCCAGGCGCCGCCAGCCTCCCGACTCTTGCCGCAGTCTGAGGAGTGCGCGTCCGCTGCGCTACCCTGA